The Manihot esculenta cultivar AM560-2 chromosome 11, M.esculenta_v8, whole genome shotgun sequence genome includes a region encoding these proteins:
- the LOC110607650 gene encoding uncharacterized protein LOC110607650, with protein FQQHLSFKELSNLKNLKTLDVSYNQFNSSLSAAGLCVLKSLVELHLQGNRLSGPLPECIGNLTNLQFLDLSFNQLSGNIQSIVSELTSLKYLLLSGNEFEGSFSFSALANHSKLEAFILSPGSSRLELETENPTWFPAFQLNYIQLSNCNLNVRTRAIPSFLRYQHDIRFIDLSQNKLVETFPTWILQNNSNLGVINLRNNSFTGTFQLPNIKHGLVELDISSNNLTGMLPKEFGLVLPRLEYINMSRNNFGGNVPSSISETPLSILDLSHNNFLGELPRILFANCTMNCTLILSNNNFQGNVFPQGMNLRSMTMLDMKNNNFSAMVGVDLVNSSSLSFFYISNNKISGPIPRLLFNGIKIWWSSNKITPQTQSFSFYPITEGRRYFKLTVHRRYRNVITNSYIDHVIKEGKAVAVKNRQRKLYTNNPSNNWYGWKATKWSHMVFEHPASFDTLAMATKEKEEIMKDLVKFSKGKSYYAKIGKAWKRGYLLYGPPGTGKSTMIAAMDNFLNYDVYDLELTTVKDNSELRKLLIETTSKSIIVIEDIDCSLDLTGQRKPKEKEEDKDGEGQDPISKKEKEEEAENKKSSKVTLSGLLNFIDGIWSACGGERIIVFTTNYVEKLDPALIRRGRMDKHIEMSYCCFEAFKHLRYLNIEKIAYALLLAVRKFRVYLESHQGVVMTDQPLKKILHRLETSGRMLAWSIEISPYCLEYRPRTAIKSQALADFIAECTFNEERGGSSSEISRRGSEGELS; from the exons TTTCAACAGCACCTATcatttaaag AATTAAGTAATCTGAAAAATTTGAAAACGCTGGATGTGAGTTATAATCAATTCAACAGCTCCCTCTCAGCAGCAG GATTATGTGTACTGAAAAGTCTCGTTGAGTTGCATCTCCAAGGAAATCGACTTTCTGGCCCTCTTCCAGAATGTATTGGCAACTTGACCAACCTCCAATTTCTTGATCTGTCATTCAATCAGTTGAGTGGCAACATTCAATCTATTGTTTCTGAACTCACCTCCCTCAAGTATTTGCTTCTTTCTGGCAATGAGTTTGAAGGCTCATTCTCATTTAGCGCTTTGGCCAACCACTCAAAACTTGAAGCATTTATACTCTCTCCTGGAAGTAGCAGGCTAGAACTGGAAACAGAAAATCCAACATGGTTTCCTGCATTTCAACTCAATTACATTCAATTATCAAATTGCAACTTAAATGTGAGAACTAGAGCAATTCCTAGCTTTCTTCGTTACCAGCATGACATACGCTTTATTGATCTTTCTCAGAATAAGTTGGTTGAAACATTCCCCACCTGGATCTTACAAAATAATTCCAATTTAGGAGTTATAAATTTGAGGAACAACTCATTCACAGGAACTTTTCAACTGCCCAATATCAAGCATGGTCTAGTTGAGTTAGATATTTCGAGCAATAATCTCACTGGTATGCTGCCGAAGGAGTTTGGATTGGTCCTCCCAAGACTAGAATATATAAACATGTCGAGGAATAATTTCGGTGGTAATGTTCCTTCTTCAATCAGTGAGACGCCACTATCTATTTTGGATTTATCCCATAATAATTTCTTGGGGGAATTGCCAAGAATTCTGTTCGCAAATTGTACCATGAATTGTACACTGATTCTATCAAACAACAATTTTCAAGGGAACGTTTTTCCTCAGGGTATGAACTTGAGAAGCATGACGATGTTGGATATGAAAAACAACAACTTCAGTGCGATGGTAGGTGTAGACTTGGTGAATAGCTCCAGCCTCTCTTTTTTTTACATATCCAATAATAAGATATCCGGTCCAATTCCTAGACTTCTAT TTAATGGGATTAAAATCTGGTGGTCTTCAAACAAAATAACCCCACAAACCCAGTCCTTTTCTTTTTACCCTATCACTGAAGGCAGGAGGTATTTCAAGCTCACAGTTCATAGACGTTACAGAAATGTTATCACCAATTCTTATATAGATCATGTTATTAAAGAAGGGAAGGCTGTTGCTGTCAAGAATCGGCAAAGAAAACTCTACACCAACAATCCCAGTAATAATTGGTATGGATGGAAAGCTACCAAGTGGAGCCATATGGTGTTTGAGCATCCTGCAAGTTTCGATACTTTGGCAATGGCAACAAAGGAGAAGGAAGAAATCATGAAAGATCTTGTCAAGTTCAGCAAGGGGAAAAGCTACTATGCTAAGATTGGGAAGGCTTGGAAGCGTGGTTATCTCCTTTATGGTCCTCCAGGAACTGGGAAATCAACTATGATAGCTGCCATGGATAATTTCTTGAACTATGATGTCTATGATCTTGAGTTGACTACAGTCAAGGACAATTCTGAGCTCAGAAAGCTATTGATCGAGACGACGAGCAAGTCTATAATAGTTATTGAAGATATTGATTGCTCTCTGGATCTTACAGGTCAGAGAAAGccaaaggagaaagaggaagatAAAGATGGAGAGGGGCAAGATCCAATTtccaaaaaggaaaaggaagaggAAGCTGAAAACAAGAAAAGCAGCAAGGTAACTTTATCTGGGCTGTTGAATTTTATTGATGGAATTTGGTCAGCTTGTGGAGGAGAAAGAATCATTGTGTTCACTACAAATTATGTGGAAAAGCTTGATCCTGCTTTGATCAGAAGGGGAAGGATGGATAAGCATATAGAAATGTCTTATTGTTGCTTTGAAGCATTTAAGCATTTAAG atatttgaatattgagaagaTAGCATACGCTCTACTACTGGCAGTCCGAAAGTTCAGGGTTTATCTGGAAAGCCACCAGGGAGTAGTAATGACAGATCAACCCTTGAAGAAGATTCTACATAGACTGGAGACCTCAGGCCGGATGCTAGCTTGGTCCATTGAGATTAGTCCTTATTGCCTAGAGTATCGACCtcgaacagctataaaatctcaagctctggctgacttcatagcggaATGCACATTCAATGAGGAGCGGGGAGGATCATCCTCAGAAATATCAAGAAGGGGAAGTGAGGGAGAACTGTCCTAA